A region from the Arachis ipaensis cultivar K30076 chromosome B01, Araip1.1, whole genome shotgun sequence genome encodes:
- the LOC107611273 gene encoding protein FAR-RED ELONGATED HYPOCOTYL 3-like has translation MHSTLSFTTYEAIEQVFNSTFNKFVVTYVAVSRDVKCHCLLFESRGILCRHSLSVLSFERVDNVAPKYILERWIKNIKRRHTHIKSSQDELVLEPRSKRFDELMFQSHNIYEFASESEELTGILHRAFDKVMAEMEEYQERRKGKSLLTHEEVTLSNVNDLQSPPRIKTRGRPKNRLGSNLEKKISNAMKKKKKTAPSELNFLDSGSSIQSSSTLYNTPDMNYPRQDFTIFRFF, from the exons atgcattcCACCCTAAGTTTCACAACATATGAAGCCATAGAGCAGGTTTtcaactccacattcaacaagtttgtcgTCACCTATGTCGCAGTATCACGAGATGTAAAGTGCCATTGCTTGCTGTTTGAGTCTAGGGGCATATTGTGCCGCCATTCCCTAAGCGTTCTAAGCTTTGAGCGAGTGGATAACGTGGCACCGAAATACATATTGGAACGCTGGATcaagaacataaagaggaggcatacacacatcaagagcagccaagatGAACTTGTACTAGAGCCAAGAAGTAAGAGATTTGACGAATTGATGTTTCAGTCACACAATATATATGAATTTGCATCCGAGTCTGAAGAGTTGACCGGAATTTTGCACCGAGCATTCGACAAGGTCATGGCGGAAATGGAAGAATATCAAGAGAGAAGGAAAGGAAAAAGTTTGTTAACCCACGAAGAAGTGACATTAAGCAATGTGAATGATCTTCAAAGCCCACCACGTATCAAAACAAGAGGTCGGCCCAAGAACAGACTTGGATCAAACCTAGAAAAAAAGATCTCAAAtgccatgaagaaaaagaaaaagacagctcCAAGCGAG TTGAACTTTTTAGACTCCGGATCATCGATTCAGTCAAGCTCCACTCTTTACAATACACCAGATATGAATTATCCAAGACAGGATTTTacaa TTTTTCGATTCTTCTAG
- the LOC107611283 gene encoding uncharacterized protein LOC107611283: MSHSKEDECYTEEEENENNNDKTIDGKEAAVLSANDFLNQQFVSYEEAYECYVRYAKCVRFGVREGGVAADSTGNYVRRKFLYNRAGVREKKCYATTSKIRKQKPETRTNFNAMLSIYLDKSCSMWKVRKIVEDHNHPLIPLKLVHEI; the protein is encoded by the coding sequence atgtCACATTCTAAAGAGGATGAATGTTATACAGAGGAGGAGGAAAATGAAAACAACAATGATAAAACTATTGATGGTAAGGAGGCAGCTGTTTTGAGTGCAAATGATTTTTTGAATCAGCAATTTGTAAGTTATGAAGAAGCTTACGAATGTTATGTGAGATATGCCAAGTGTGTGAGGTTTGGAGTTCGAGAGGGGGGTGTGGCTGCTGATAGTACTGGCAATTATGTTCGACGTAAATTCTTGTACAATAGAGCAGGTGTGAGAGAGAAGAAATGCTACGCAACTACCAGTAAGATAAGAAAGCAGAAGCCTGAGACTAGAACAAATTTTAATGCAATGTTGTCAATTTATCTTGACAAGAGTTGTTCAATGTGGAAAGTCAGAAAGATTGTGGAGGATCATAACCATCCTTTGATACCTCTTAAATTAGTTCACGAAATTTAA
- the LOC107611292 gene encoding protein RKD1-like translates to MNKRVCREVRSSNSTKMLSRKMISEYFYMPITQAAKELDVGLTLLKKRCRELGIRRWPHRKLMSLQTLINNVQELGKDEGTESEEKLRNAIEILEKEKKLLEEMPDLQLEDNTKRLRQACFKANYKKRKLIMGSSSSNSSMESSSSYNIIGHNATRITSCKGGTMDSIGFISFEDEEDQERDIKSVLSLPPLSHNN, encoded by the exons ATGAATAAACGAGTTTGTAGAGAAGTGAGAAGTAGCAACAGTACGAAAATGTTATCAAGAAAGATGATATCCGAGTATTTCTACATGCCAATAACTCAAGCAGCGAAGGAACTTGATGTGGGCTTAACTCTTCTGAAGAAGAGATGCAGAGAGTTAGGGATTCGAAGGTGGCCCCATCGAAAACTTATGAGCCTTCAAACCCTCATCAATAATGTTCAG GAGCTAGGGAAGGACGAGGGGACAGAGAGTGAAGAGAAGCTAAGGAATGCAATTGAGATATTAGAGAAGGAAAAGAAGCTTCTGGAAGAAATGCCTGATTTGCAACTTGAAGACAATACCAAAAGGCTTAGACAAGCATGTTTCAAGGCCAACTACAAGAAGAGGAAGCTAATAATGGGTAGTAGTTCTTCAAATTCATCCATGGAATCTTCTTCATCATATAACATTATTGGACATAATGCAACAAGAATAACTAGTTGTAAAGGAGGCACAATGGATAGTATTGGATTTATTAGCTTTGAGGATGAAGAAGATCAAGAACGTGACATCAAATCTGTGTTGTCTTTGCCTCCTTTGTCCCATAACAATTAA
- the LOC107634005 gene encoding uncharacterized protein LOC107634005, with translation MAETTASEEHLAEQNTSSSSAAKEIDVDSSKPEAGREAGDDKATDSKKRKVDDGKGKAKVDEQSEDKKKKKKNEEAEEASKEILSGPVKLGYKTFDSSVEIFDYFYNFLHSWPLNINVNKYEHQMLLELLQKGHKNAARKIGVGIRSFQIHKHPKWMGRCFVPIREDGSVDYFRFRKCVHHILPLPDEMLPLPGVDKHLSSKKKYSKQGGRGRGESGK, from the exons ATGGCGGAAACCACCGCATCGGAAGAACATCTCGCGGAACAAAACACATCCTCCTCCTCCGCCGCCAAAGAAATTGACGTGGACAGCTCCAAACCTGAGGCTGGTCGCGAGGCCGGTGACGACAAAGCTACTGATTCCAAGAAGCGGAAGGTAGATGACGGAAAGGGGAAAGCCAAAGTTGATGAACAAAGTGaagacaagaagaagaagaagaagaacgaggaGGCGGAGGAAGCGAGCAAGGAGATACTATCGGGTCCAGTGAAATTGGGTTACAAGACCTTCGATTCTTCGGTGGAAATTTTCGATTACTTCTACAACTTTCTTCATTCCTGGCCCCTTAATATCAATGTCAACAAG TATGAACATCAAATGTTGCTGGAATTGCTCCAGAAGGGACACAAGAATGCTGCCCGGAAGATTGGAGTGGGAATCCGCTCTTTCCAAATCCACAAGCATCCCAAGTGGATGGGCAGGTGCTTCGTCCCCATCAGGGAGGATGGATCTGTGGATTATTTTCGCTTCCGCAAATGTGTGCATCATATTCTTCCATTGCCGGATGAGATGCTTCCACTACCTGGAGTGGACAAGCACTTAAGCAGCAAAAAGAAGTACTCAAAACAGGGAGGGCGCGGCCGTGGCGAATCTGGAAAGTGA
- the LOC107611299 gene encoding uncharacterized protein LOC107611299 — MGRRLVIAIVGMEDVGKITLAQLVYNNVDVDSNFDLKIWISVSLEYNIERVTRSIVECACRKKVKLSDLESIQMRLEEILNGKKFLIVLDGFWDEDEYNWDVLYLPFRVAARGSRVLVTTRSMLVSRIVATASPYQYHFQTSSDEYCEKYSGVSAASLRARVKTKVLDKEWSSSKAEKTFSDVIMADEVGNVAIDQYMQVVGLRLASLGHSREKKHIKAANEKSDLKLKEELYLRNARVAEVEAKLAEVEKELTLTKENYSKEVEDVKKKEADLSSMSARMIELTSKLKEMEKSKQGKIVQDGVMVEDDGAAEQGDENVE; from the exons ATGGGGAGAAGGTTAGTGATTGCAATTGTGGGCATGGAGGATGTGGGAAAAATTACTCTTGCTCAACTTGTCTACAATAATGTTGATGTGGATAGTAACTTTgatttgaaaatttggatatctGTTTCTCTTGAGTATAACATAGAAAGAGTCACAAGGTCAATTGTTGAGTGTGCTTGTAGGAAAAAGGTGAAGTTGTCTGATTTAGAATCAATTCAAATGAGACTTGAAGAAATACTCAATggaaagaagtttttaatagtaTTAGATGGCTTCTGGGATGAGGATGAATATAATTGGGATGTTTTGTACTTGCCATTCAGAGTTGCTGCTCGAGGGAGTAGAGTACTGGTGACGACACGAAGCATGCTTGTTTCAAGAATTGTTGCCACTGCTTCTCCTTACCAGTACCATTTTCAGACTTCGTCTGATGAATATT GTGAAAAATATTCTGGTGTATCTGCTGCGAGTCTGAGGGCTCGGGTGAAGACTAAAGTTCTTGACAAAGAGTGGTCTTCGTCAAAAGCGGAGAAG ACTTTTTCCGATGTTATCATGGCTGATGAGGTGGGGAATGTGGCTATTGACCAGTACATGCAG GTTGTTGGTCTGCGACTTGCCAGTTTAGGGCATAGTCGAGAAAAGAAACATATAAAAGCTGCAAATGAAAAGTCTGATTTGAAGTTGAAGGAGGAGTTATATTTGAGAAATGCTAGGGTTGCTGAGGTTGAAGCGAAACTGGCTGAGGTAGAAAAGGAATTGACATTGACAAAGGAGAATTATTCGAAGGAAGTAGAAGATGTTAAGAAAAAGGAAGCCGATCTGTCCAGTATGAGTGCTCGTATGATTGAGTTAACGAGTAAATTGAAGGAGATGGAAAAGAGCAAACAAG GGAAGATTGTGCAGGACGGGGTCATGGTAGAGGATGATGGTGCTGCTGAGCAGGGAGATGAGAATGTTGAATAG